The genomic region AACTGTTCCTTCAGTTCAGGTAAAGTAGGAAGATTCAGTTCCTTCAGATCCCTGTCGGTTTTCTTTGCTGACTTGGAATTCAGATCACGAAGGTAATTCTCCTTAACTTCCTTACCTGATTTATATTTTGAAAACCTGTCCTTCTCTTTCTCCGTGCTTTTCTTGACATTCTTCAGCTTCTTCTTTTCCATCTCATTCTTGTACTTATCTTCAGGAGTTTTCAGGATCGGATCGAAGGCCTCTCTGTAAAGAAACTCAAGCAATTTTTCTTTTTTATCTTCTTCGTTTTGCATAACGCTGAGGTTTCTGGTGTAACGCAGTGGCTTTTCAATTGTTCAAACGCTTCTTCAAATTTAACGGATGAATACTGAATGCATGGAAATCTTTCCAATTGCGTATTTTTACTAAAAAATTTCAATGGCCCGTTTCAGGCTACTAATCGAATATGAAGGAACCCGGTATCATGGATGGCAGGACAATGCCGGTGTAAAGACAATCCAGGGCGAATTGGTTTCTGCCTGCGAAACATTATTTAACACAAAAAGGGTTGAATTATACGGTGCAGGCCGAACGGATGCCGGCGTACATGCGTTAGGCCAGGTTGCACATCTTGAAGTTCCAACCCAGATGTATGCTGAAAACGTGGCTGACCGGCTGAACGAAATAATTCCCTATGATATTCACATCCTCAAGGCCGTATCCTGCGATCCTGATTTTCATGCAAGGCACAGTGCGGTTGCCCGAAGTTATGTTTATGCCATCTCACGCCGCCGATCAGCATTTGCAAAGCGGTATGCATGGTGGGTGAAAGAAGACCTTTCGGTATCAAAAATGAAGGCAGCTGCGGCCTTATTGAAAGGCTTCCATGATTTTTCATCATTTGGTGCCATGTCCCCGGATGAAAAATCAACAAAAGTGAATGTCCAGCATCTTGAAATATCCGAAAGCGGTAATATGGTAATAATCCATATTATCGGTTCTCATTTTTTATGGATGATGGTGCGAAGGATTATCGGGGTGCTTGTTTTTGCAGGAAAAGGCAAGCTCAGTATTAAAGACATAAACGGATTCATTCAACGTCATTCCGAACGGCCTGCACAGCTTGCTGCGCCGGCATCAGGTTTGTATCTTGAGAGAGTTTATTATCCGGGTGAAGCCATTCAATACAAGCCACAAATCCCGTTCCAGATATAACGTTTACTCGATAAAAAGCGACGCAAATTCTTCCGGCATTTTATCAATTCGCTTAATCCTTATGTCTTTATAATACACCTCCCCGGCTTCGCTTTGCAGCTGGATCTTCCCGGATATTAGTGGTATGGAAGTGCTGTCCTGCATGTATCTTGAATTCTTAAGCACCATCACCACATGTCCATTCACCATATGAATGCTTTTGCCTTCAAAGCAAATAAGATCGAGGGTTGTCCATTCATTTTCGGCGCTTTCAAAGTTGGCGCTTCGCAGGCAAAATCCCATTCTGCCGGTTCCAGCACCCATTGAAAGAAAAGACTGACTTGTATCGGCAACTGAATTCATAATGTCGCCTTCGGGTAAATAAGCCCTGATGTCGATTGCCGTGTTATTGCCCGACCAGTAATCTCCGGCATGTCCTTCCATCACCTGGAACTCCTGGCTTCGCATCCATGCACGCCAGTAATCGACCCCGCATTCTCCTATTGAATGATAAAGGATACCGGAATCCTTGAGTTTATCCAGCCGTGGTTCCCATTTCCTTTCTCCCCATTTGTATTTGAGTGTAAAATGATAATTGCTGAATTCCTGTTTGGTAAAAACGCATCCGTATATTTCGCCGGTTATATGCAAAACGGGTTCACCGTTAACCATCTCCACAGAAAATACATTGGCTTCATTTTTATTATAACCTATCGGTTCAATGGGTGTACCCTTTTCATCAACCGGTTGCTGACCATTATAGCCGTTTTTAAGCCGGTAACCCAGGTACATATCCCATTGAGAAAGGTTCTTATCGAGGAGGTTAGTCCATTGACTGTTGTCTTTTGCAGGCTGATTGTCCGTTTTTACCGAACATGAGGCAAGAATAGCGGCGGAAAGAAGAATGACAATATTATTGATCATAGCTAATATATTCTTCAC from Bacteroidales bacterium harbors:
- a CDS encoding DUF1080 domain-containing protein, with amino-acid sequence MINNIVILLSAAILASCSVKTDNQPAKDNSQWTNLLDKNLSQWDMYLGYRLKNGYNGQQPVDEKGTPIEPIGYNKNEANVFSVEMVNGEPVLHITGEIYGCVFTKQEFSNYHFTLKYKWGERKWEPRLDKLKDSGILYHSIGECGVDYWRAWMRSQEFQVMEGHAGDYWSGNNTAIDIRAYLPEGDIMNSVADTSQSFLSMGAGTGRMGFCLRSANFESAENEWTTLDLICFEGKSIHMVNGHVVMVLKNSRYMQDSTSIPLISGKIQLQSEAGEVYYKDIRIKRIDKMPEEFASLFIE
- the truA gene encoding tRNA pseudouridine(38-40) synthase TruA, encoding MARFRLLIEYEGTRYHGWQDNAGVKTIQGELVSACETLFNTKRVELYGAGRTDAGVHALGQVAHLEVPTQMYAENVADRLNEIIPYDIHILKAVSCDPDFHARHSAVARSYVYAISRRRSAFAKRYAWWVKEDLSVSKMKAAAALLKGFHDFSSFGAMSPDEKSTKVNVQHLEISESGNMVIIHIIGSHFLWMMVRRIIGVLVFAGKGKLSIKDINGFIQRHSERPAQLAAPASGLYLERVYYPGEAIQYKPQIPFQI